The Medicago truncatula cultivar Jemalong A17 chromosome 4, MtrunA17r5.0-ANR, whole genome shotgun sequence genome includes a region encoding these proteins:
- the LOC11446720 gene encoding auxin-responsive protein IAA31, whose amino-acid sequence METYEQIDAHQTQSSSSSSSSIDSNNYPSSLCLSSVYRNSSSSRNRTDLSTDLKLGLSISPSSQSQLPREETCDWPPINKSILRSTLAEKQRPSLFVKVYMEGIPIGRKLNLLEHHSYDGLIKALCHMFRTTILCPNSQPLNSWNFHVLTYEDQEGDWMMVGDVPWEMFLSSVKRLKITRANSC is encoded by the exons ATGGAAACATATGAACAAATTGATGCTCATCAAACccaatcatcttcatcttcatcttcttcaatagATAGTAACAACTACCCTTCATCACTATGCCTCTCAAGTGTCTACAGAAATAGTAGCAGCAGTAGAAACAGAACAGATTTGAGCACTGACCTCAAACTTGGTCTTAGCATCTCTCCTTCTTCTCAATCTCAATTACCAAG gGAGGAAACATGTGATTGGCCACCAATTAATAAGTCCATATTGAGAAGCACCTTGGCTGAGAAACAAAGACCTTCTTTATTTGTGAAAGTTTACATGGAAGGAATCCCAATTGGAAGAAAATTAAATCTGTTGGAACATCATAGCTATGATGGACTTATTAAAGCTCTTTGTCATATGTTTAGGACCACCATTCTTT GTCCTAACTCTCAACCACTTAATTCATGGAATTTTCATGTGCTAACATATGAAGATCAAGAAGGAGATTGGATGATGGTTGGAGATGTGCCTTGGGA GATGTTTTTGTCCAGTGTGAAGAGGCTGAAGATCACAAGAGCTAACAGCTGCTAG
- the LOC11443730 gene encoding pectin acetylesterase 10 has protein sequence MCETNKSFVSMKLLFVFGFIGFVIVKGVDVELKGLENGNVTDMQYVRGRGFNYRPLMVGLTLINGAAAKGAVCLDGSLPAYHFHRGYGSGSNSWLIHLEGGGWCGTVRNCIYSKKTRHGSSYFMEKQIPFIGILSNKAAENPDFFNWNRVKIRYCDGASFSGDSQNEAARLYFRGQRIWQAAMEDLMSKGMRYAKQALLSGCSAGGLSAILHCDEFRELFPRTTRVKCFSDAGLFLDSVDVSGRRSLRNLFGSVVTLQGAHKSLPRSCTNHLNPILCFFPQHLIASVRTPLFLLNAAYDTWQIQASLAPPSADYHWNWYDCRKNYARCSSPQIQYLQGFRNQMLRVTRRFSRSRQNGLFINSCFAHCQSERQDTWHARGSPHIGNKGIADSVGNWFFDRVGVQAIGCPYPCDKTCHNLVFN, from the exons ATGTGTGAAACAAACAAGAGTTTTGTAAGCATGAAGCTGCTATTTGTGTTTGGATTCATAGGCTTTGTGATTGTGAAAGGTGTGGATGTGGAACTGAAAGGTTTAGAGAATGGTAATGTGACAGACATGCAATATGTCAGAGGAAGAGGTTTCAACTATAGACCTTTGATGGTTGGTCTTACTCTTATTAATGGAGCTGCTGCTAAAGGAGCTG tctGCCTTGATGGATCTTTACCGGCTTACCACTTCCATCGTGGATACGGTTCAGGTTCAAACAGTTGGCTAATACATTTGGAG GGAGGAGGCTGGTGTGGAACTGTGAGAAATTGTATTTACAGTAAGAAAACGCGACATGGTTCATCATATTTTATGGAAAAACAAATACCATTTATTGGAATATTGAGCAACAAAGCTGCGGAAAATCCAG ATTTTTTCAATTGGAATAGAGTAAAAATTCGTTATTGTGATGGCGCATCGTTTAGTGGGGACAGTCAAAATGAG GCAGCAAGGTTGTATTTCCGAGGGCAGCGCATATGGCAAGCTGCAATGGAAGATTTAATGTCGAAAGGGATGCGCTATGCCAAACAG gctCTTCTATCTGGATGTTCTGCAGGAGGTTTATCAGCTATACTACATTGCGATGAATTTCGGGAATTGTTTCCAAGAACAACTAGAGTAAAGTGCTTTAGTGATGCCGGATTATTCCTTGACTC TGTTGATGTATCTGGCCGTCGCAGTTTAAGGAATTTGTTTGGCAGTGTAGTGACTTTACAG GGTGCGCATAAGAGCCTTCCAAGAAGTTGTACCAATCACCTCAATCCAATTTTG TGCTTTTTCCCTCAGCATTTAATTGCAAGTGTAAGGACGCCACTATTTCTTCTCAATGCAGCTTATGATACTTGGCAG ATTCAAGCCAGTCTAGCTCCACCATCTGCTGACTACCATTGGAATTGGTATGACTGCCGAAAAAATTATGCACGCTGTAGTTCACCACAGATACAATATCTACAAG gTTTTCGAAATCAGATGCTTAGAGTTACAAGACGCTTCTCAAGGTCCCGCCAAAACGGGTTATTCATTAATTCGTGTTTTGCTCACTGCCAATCTGAAAGACAGGATACATGGCATGCACGCGGTTCTCCTCATATTGGAAATAAA GGGATCGCAGATTCTGTCGGGAACTGGTTTTTTGACCGAGTTGGTGTCCAAGCTATTGGGTGTCCTTACCCTTGTGACAAAACATGCCATAATTTGGTTTTCAACTGA